The Agrococcus carbonis genome has a window encoding:
- a CDS encoding CoA transferase subunit A codes for MNAPLSTHSVDKTMSLHDAIARFVRPGSTLCIEGFTHAIPVAAGHEIIRQGIKGLTLVRITADIIVDQMLAAGCIDTLVSSFVGNSSAGSLGEVRRRIERGEPKPLEYVEYSHYGMVCRYLAGAQRLPFYPVQSYFGSDLPAINDELRTVTSPYPLPDGSSQEIYVVPPINPDVTIVHAQRADRSGNVQMWGLTGVQAEAVFAAEHAIVTVEEIVDDDVVRSDPNRTIIPAHAVSAVVQVPMGAHPSFAQGYYDRDNEFYRAWSAISADRERLAAWLDEWVHALPDHAAYVERLGADTRERLRVAPALSQPVDYGTRILR; via the coding sequence ATGAACGCGCCCCTCAGCACCCACAGCGTGGACAAGACGATGTCGTTGCACGATGCCATCGCCCGGTTCGTGCGGCCAGGATCGACGCTGTGCATCGAGGGCTTCACGCATGCGATCCCGGTCGCCGCAGGCCACGAGATCATCCGGCAGGGCATCAAGGGCCTCACGCTCGTGCGGATCACCGCCGACATCATCGTCGACCAGATGCTCGCCGCCGGCTGCATCGACACCCTCGTGTCATCGTTCGTCGGCAACTCGTCCGCCGGCTCACTCGGGGAGGTGCGGCGTCGCATCGAGCGCGGCGAGCCCAAGCCGCTCGAGTACGTCGAGTACTCACACTACGGGATGGTGTGCCGCTACCTCGCCGGCGCCCAGCGCCTCCCCTTCTACCCTGTGCAGTCCTACTTCGGCAGCGACCTGCCCGCGATCAACGACGAGCTGCGCACCGTGACGTCCCCGTATCCGCTGCCCGACGGCAGCTCGCAGGAGATCTACGTCGTGCCGCCCATCAACCCCGACGTCACGATCGTCCACGCGCAACGCGCCGATCGCTCGGGGAACGTGCAGATGTGGGGCCTCACGGGCGTGCAGGCCGAGGCGGTCTTCGCCGCGGAGCACGCCATCGTGACGGTCGAGGAGATCGTCGACGACGACGTCGTCCGCTCGGACCCGAACCGCACGATCATCCCCGCGCACGCCGTGAGCGCCGTGGTGCAAGTGCCCATGGGCGCGCACCCCTCGTTCGCCCAGGGCTACTACGACCGCGACAACGAGTTCTACCGCGCGTGGTCGGCGATCAGCGCCGATCGCGAGCGCCTCGCTGCGTGGCTCGACGAATGGGTGCACGCGCTGCCCGACCACGCGGCCTATGTCGAGCGGCTCGGCGCGGACACCCGCGAGCGCCTGCGCGTCGCCCCGGCGCTCAGCCAGCCCGTCGACTACGGAACGAGGATCCTGCGATGA
- a CDS encoding LysR substrate-binding domain-containing protein, producing the protein MELRHIRAFIAVAEELHFGRAAERLHIAQPPLSQQIRQLETHLGVRLFERNTRSVSLTSAGEAFLEPARAVLSGVEDAERAARAGGRGEYGRVTIGFAGASSEAALPVLARAVRRAHPNLELDMRGQLYANAALAKIADGSLDLGFVRLPIGAPGIEHQVVEEEELIVAMPLGHPLAAQETVALRDLAQEPFITFPADSGSSLHAITQQVCLNEGFAPTVVQSAPDSYTILALVAAGVGVTLTLTSCMHARQEDIVYRRLSDALPTLDAAIAWRSMNSSAALRAVLDVVREVYATPRRVDFDRFATPAQS; encoded by the coding sequence ATGGAGCTTCGACACATCCGGGCGTTCATCGCGGTCGCCGAGGAGCTGCACTTCGGCCGGGCCGCCGAGCGTCTGCACATCGCGCAGCCGCCGCTCAGCCAGCAGATCCGGCAGCTCGAGACGCACCTGGGCGTGCGGCTCTTCGAGCGCAACACGCGATCGGTGAGCCTGACGTCGGCGGGCGAGGCGTTCCTCGAGCCGGCGCGCGCCGTGCTCAGCGGCGTCGAGGACGCCGAGCGCGCAGCCCGCGCCGGTGGCCGCGGCGAGTACGGCCGGGTCACGATCGGGTTCGCAGGAGCCTCGAGCGAGGCGGCGCTGCCCGTGCTCGCGCGCGCCGTGCGCCGCGCGCATCCGAACCTCGAGCTCGACATGCGGGGCCAGCTGTACGCGAACGCGGCGCTCGCGAAGATCGCCGATGGATCGCTCGACCTCGGCTTCGTGCGCCTGCCGATCGGGGCTCCGGGCATCGAGCACCAGGTCGTCGAGGAGGAGGAGCTCATCGTCGCGATGCCCCTCGGCCACCCGCTCGCAGCGCAGGAGACGGTGGCGCTGCGCGACCTCGCGCAGGAGCCGTTCATCACCTTCCCCGCTGACTCCGGCTCGTCGTTGCACGCCATCACGCAGCAGGTCTGCCTCAACGAGGGCTTCGCGCCGACGGTCGTGCAGTCGGCTCCGGACTCCTACACGATCCTCGCGCTCGTCGCCGCGGGCGTCGGGGTAACGCTGACGCTGACCTCCTGCATGCACGCACGGCAGGAGGACATCGTGTACCGCCGGCTCTCCGACGCCCTGCCGACGCTGGACGCCGCGATCGCGTGGCGCTCGATGAACTCGTCCGCAGCGCTGCGCGCGGTGCTCGACGTCGTGCGCGAGGTCTACGCGACGCCGCGCCGCGTCGACTTCGATCGGTTCGCGACGCCCGCCCAGTCATAG
- a CDS encoding VOC family protein, giving the protein MAQIRLHHVNVTSEDMHALNEFYSKALGLEQIPSPAMIATTSSGESDGDAEWEDGATFFSAGDPENLQIHATRRQPYLALKEGHTVNPLIGGHFAFRTDNIQEVMEQLRANDIPFDDWGIWSVKGWYQIFFTDPAGNMIEIHQVMDDQA; this is encoded by the coding sequence ATGGCTCAGATCCGACTCCACCACGTGAACGTCACGTCGGAGGACATGCACGCACTCAACGAGTTCTACTCGAAGGCCCTCGGCCTCGAGCAGATCCCCTCACCGGCGATGATCGCGACGACGTCGTCGGGTGAGTCGGACGGGGACGCGGAGTGGGAGGACGGCGCGACGTTCTTCTCCGCCGGCGACCCTGAGAACCTCCAGATCCACGCGACGCGGCGCCAGCCCTACCTCGCGCTCAAGGAGGGCCACACGGTCAACCCGCTCATCGGCGGGCACTTCGCCTTCCGCACCGACAACATCCAGGAGGTCATGGAGCAACTGCGCGCCAATGACATCCCGTTCGACGACTGGGGCATCTGGTCGGTCAAGGGCTGGTACCAGATCTTCTTCACCGACCCCGCCGGCAACATGATCGAGATCCACCAGGTCATGGACGACCAGGCCTGA